AATAATTAAAAATGAAGAAAAAGAGATAGAAATTTTAAAAAACAGTATTTTAAAATGTTTTGACAATATTAATTCTACTCATAGAATCATTTTAAAAGAATTTGAAAGAGATGAAGAAACTCTTAAAGCAGTTTATATAGATGATGATTGGAACTTAGATTTAAAAAACGAAACATATATAGAAGATAATAATAAAAGCTTTGTTGAACTTCTAAAAATGTTATTAGAAAATATAAAAGAGAATAAATGAAAAAATATTTTAAAGTATTAATTGGAATTTTAATAGTAAGTAGTTTAGCAGCAGAAACAAAAGAAACAGACCCCCAAAGATTTAAAAAATATTTTGAAGAACAGAAAGAAATAAAATTTAATAATCCAAAATTTTCAGAACCTTTTGCAAATGAATATTATGGAGCAATTTCTGAAAGATTATCAGCATGGATTCCAGTTGGTTCAGGACTGAAAGCAGTAATAAACATTTATATATATAGTGATGGAAAATTTGATTATGAAATTTTA
The genomic region above belongs to Arcobacter ellisii and contains:
- a CDS encoding TonB C-terminal domain-containing protein encodes the protein MKKYFKVLIGILIVSSLAAETKETDPQRFKKYFEEQKEIKFNNPKFSEPFANEYYGAISERLSAWIPVGSGLKAVINIYIYSDGKFDYEILKESTSKEFNDSLKAFLEKQKDIKYPVYNNRNIKINVDFKSEG